From Paenibacillus graminis, a single genomic window includes:
- a CDS encoding DEAD/DEAH box helicase translates to MKTFAEFGLEPKVLQAITELGFEEATPIQEQAIPIALTGSDLIGQAQTGTGKTAAFGIPLISKIAREEEKILALVMTPTRELAIQVAEEIGKLTRFKGLRSLAIYGGQDIGRQIRGLKKKPQIIIGTPGRLLDHINRKTIRLDDVQTIVLDEADEMLDMGFMEDIQSILKLVPEERQTMLFSATMPPNIQRLAQQFLKNPQHVSVIPKQISAPLIDQAYIEVPERQKFEALSRLIDMESPDLAIVFGRTKRRVDELAEGLQKRGYSADGLHGDLSQNQRDAVMRKFRDGSIDVLVATDVAARGLDVSGVTHVINFDLPQDPESYVHRIGRTGRAGKEGTAWSFVTPREMDHLHLIERVTRHRITRKPLPTMAEAIEGKQRITAERLLAMVEGEGGELNEYKGIAIQLLEQYDSVQLLSAAMKLLTGDNKDAQVELTPEDPIRAKRRGGKNDIRSGRKPNGGYGGNRTGSGSGGGYRGNRDNASGGSRGGYSSGYGGGSGSGGYGGGYKGNRDSGTGRDGAAGRSGERKPSTRPSSTSTRPAKREDYDI, encoded by the coding sequence TTGAAAACATTCGCAGAATTCGGCTTGGAGCCAAAAGTGCTTCAAGCAATCACAGAGCTAGGATTTGAGGAAGCAACACCCATTCAGGAGCAGGCGATTCCGATCGCATTGACCGGATCGGATCTTATCGGCCAGGCACAGACCGGTACAGGTAAAACCGCTGCTTTCGGGATTCCCCTCATCTCCAAAATCGCCCGGGAAGAAGAGAAAATCCTTGCACTTGTTATGACGCCGACACGTGAGCTTGCTATTCAGGTAGCTGAAGAAATCGGCAAATTGACCCGTTTCAAAGGACTGCGCTCCCTGGCCATCTACGGCGGGCAGGATATCGGCCGCCAGATCCGCGGACTGAAGAAGAAACCGCAGATCATTATCGGTACCCCTGGCCGTCTCCTGGACCACATTAACCGCAAAACCATCCGCCTCGATGATGTCCAGACTATTGTACTGGACGAAGCAGACGAAATGCTGGATATGGGCTTCATGGAAGACATCCAGTCCATTCTCAAGCTTGTACCGGAAGAACGCCAGACCATGCTGTTCTCAGCTACAATGCCTCCTAATATTCAACGTCTTGCCCAGCAGTTTCTGAAGAATCCGCAGCATGTTTCTGTGATACCGAAACAAATCAGCGCACCTCTGATCGATCAGGCATATATTGAGGTTCCTGAGCGCCAGAAGTTCGAAGCCCTGAGCCGCCTGATTGACATGGAATCCCCTGATTTGGCAATCGTCTTCGGCCGCACCAAGCGCCGGGTTGACGAGCTTGCTGAAGGATTGCAAAAACGCGGGTATTCCGCAGACGGCCTGCATGGCGACTTGTCCCAGAATCAGCGGGATGCCGTAATGCGTAAATTCCGTGACGGCAGCATTGATGTGCTTGTGGCTACAGACGTTGCAGCCCGCGGACTCGACGTTTCCGGTGTAACTCATGTTATCAACTTTGACCTTCCGCAGGATCCTGAGAGCTATGTACACCGTATCGGCCGTACAGGCCGTGCGGGCAAGGAAGGGACTGCCTGGTCTTTCGTGACACCCCGCGAAATGGATCACCTGCATCTGATTGAACGTGTTACACGTCACCGTATTACACGCAAACCGCTGCCGACAATGGCTGAGGCTATCGAAGGCAAGCAACGCATTACGGCTGAACGTTTGCTGGCAATGGTCGAGGGCGAAGGCGGCGAATTGAACGAATACAAAGGCATCGCTATTCAATTGCTTGAGCAATATGATTCGGTGCAGCTGCTGTCAGCGGCAATGAAGCTCCTTACCGGCGACAACAAGGATGCCCAGGTTGAACTGACACCTGAAGATCCGATCCGTGCCAAACGCCGTGGCGGCAAGAATGATATCCGCAGCGGACGCAAGCCGAACGGAGGATATGGCGGTAACCGCACAGGATCAGGCAGCGGCGGCGGATACCGTGGCAACCGTGACAATGCAAGCGGCGGCAGCCGTGGCGGTTACAGCAGTGGATACGGCGGCGGAAGTGGCAGCGGCGGATATGGCGGCGGCTACAAAGGCAACCGCGATTCCGGTACAGGCCGTGATGGAGCTGCTGGACGCAGCGGAGAACGCAAACCATCTACGCGTCCAAGCAGCACAAGCACACGTCCGGCTAAGCGCGAAGATTACGATATCTAA
- a CDS encoding YesL family protein produces MEFKGAMGGLYRITEWISRIAFSNILWALCSIPFLFIAVTKMIMLGSGAGGPNEQITLNWVLGILAPFTVFPATAALFTVVRKWVMGNTDVSTFRTFFQGYKENYLKSMLGGGIYTLLTVIMYVDVTVYMTQMANFRIVGILMLVLMIILFVSMFNFFSIVVHYQMTFKEVVTNSILLTIARPIRVFSTLIGAAVLVYIGLRYPVLYAICIPTLISMLAFFNFYATYNKLQEQVEKKKQEEELAALEAAEKEADDDDQAEDESDKDLKRI; encoded by the coding sequence TTGGAGTTTAAGGGAGCAATGGGCGGTTTATACCGCATCACGGAGTGGATATCGCGTATCGCCTTCAGCAATATTTTGTGGGCGCTATGTTCGATTCCGTTTCTGTTCATCGCAGTGACAAAAATGATCATGCTGGGTTCAGGTGCTGGTGGGCCCAATGAACAGATCACACTCAACTGGGTACTTGGCATTTTGGCGCCTTTCACTGTATTTCCGGCAACGGCAGCGCTCTTTACCGTTGTACGCAAATGGGTGATGGGCAATACGGATGTCAGCACATTCCGCACTTTTTTTCAGGGGTATAAAGAGAATTATTTGAAGAGTATGCTTGGAGGAGGCATCTATACCCTGCTGACTGTCATTATGTACGTGGATGTGACCGTATATATGACACAGATGGCCAATTTTAGAATTGTGGGCATTTTAATGCTGGTGCTGATGATTATTTTATTCGTCTCCATGTTTAATTTCTTCTCAATTGTGGTTCATTATCAAATGACCTTCAAGGAAGTGGTGACGAATTCGATTCTGCTGACCATCGCGCGGCCGATTCGAGTGTTCTCGACACTTATTGGTGCAGCGGTTCTCGTCTATATAGGTCTGCGGTATCCGGTGCTTTATGCGATATGTATACCGACCCTGATTTCAATGCTGGCCTTCTTTAATTTCTATGCCACATATAACAAGCTTCAAGAGCAGGTGGAGAAGAAAAAACAAGAGGAAGAACTGGCTGCTTTGGAGGCTGCAGAGAAAGAAGCCGATGATGACGATCAGGCAGAAGATGAGAGCGATAAAGATCTCAAGCGCATTTAA
- a CDS encoding DUF1499 domain-containing protein produces the protein MSLKRTLVGLFRSHDGTSDRAKDPALKTRYYNLSRDKAWDEVSSTLKKIPGYKVLHEVESVGEITLEKRTGFGRTLDITVSVLNTSPVRCAVDIYSASRGSLGDLGANYRVIQRLYQSLDKKLGKYKVD, from the coding sequence TTGTCGTTGAAAAGAACCTTGGTCGGTTTATTTCGCAGTCATGACGGTACAAGCGACCGTGCAAAAGACCCGGCATTAAAGACACGTTACTACAATCTTTCCAGAGACAAAGCGTGGGATGAAGTATCCTCTACGCTGAAGAAGATTCCTGGTTACAAAGTCCTGCATGAAGTAGAGTCCGTCGGGGAAATCACCTTGGAAAAAAGAACAGGCTTCGGCCGGACGCTGGACATTACCGTGTCAGTGTTGAACACTTCTCCGGTTCGCTGTGCGGTTGATATCTATTCCGCATCCAGAGGATCGCTCGGGGATCTCGGAGCCAATTACCGTGTTATTCAACGCTTATATCAGTCATTGGATAAGAAGCTGGGCAAATATAAAGTGGACTGA
- the tpx gene encoding thiol peroxidase has translation MTQERTGAATFKGNPITLVGPELKAGDTAPNFVVSKNLLEDASLSDYAGKIKLISVVPSLDTGVCDAQTRRFNTEAAGLGDDVVILTISMDLPFAQARWCGAAGIDRVITLSDHKDASFGQAYGVLIKEFRLDMRSIFVIDKNDTVAYVEYLAEMAEHPNYEAAVAAVKELL, from the coding sequence ATGACGCAAGAAAGAACAGGTGCAGCCACTTTCAAGGGCAACCCCATTACTCTCGTAGGGCCAGAGCTGAAAGCCGGCGATACCGCGCCCAATTTTGTGGTAAGCAAGAATCTTTTGGAAGACGCGTCCCTCAGCGATTATGCCGGTAAAATCAAGCTGATCAGCGTTGTGCCTTCTCTGGATACCGGTGTATGCGATGCGCAGACCCGCCGCTTCAATACTGAAGCTGCAGGGCTCGGTGACGATGTGGTCATACTCACCATCAGCATGGACCTCCCTTTCGCCCAAGCCCGCTGGTGCGGCGCTGCCGGCATTGACCGGGTCATTACCCTGTCTGACCATAAAGACGCCTCTTTCGGACAAGCTTATGGTGTCCTGATTAAAGAATTCCGCCTCGATATGCGTTCCATCTTCGTGATCGACAAAAATGATACCGTGGCCTATGTAGAATACTTGGCTGAGATGGCTGAACACCCGAATTATGAAGCTGCTGTAGCAGCCGTAAAAGAACTCCTGTAA
- a CDS encoding rhomboid family intramembrane serine protease, with amino-acid sequence MIFIRYEKWKGYIRYYPVTCILILLNVLMFIVLTANGGSTNLETLLKYGATLNAGPEMDEMWRYVTATFLHNGFAHLFFNCFALLVFAPPLERLMGWWRYALLYMAGGYIANYLSVIFSSRSVVDTATVSVGASGAIYAVYGAFLYIALLQRGMMDENSSKTLYGLLVMGIIMSFATPYVNWMAHLSGLAAGFFLYGLIIRIFKRSRR; translated from the coding sequence ATGATCTTTATAAGGTATGAGAAATGGAAAGGATACATCCGCTATTATCCGGTGACTTGTATTCTGATTCTGCTGAATGTCCTGATGTTCATTGTGCTTACCGCCAATGGCGGCTCGACGAATCTGGAAACCCTGCTGAAGTACGGGGCTACGCTGAATGCCGGTCCGGAAATGGATGAGATGTGGCGTTATGTGACAGCGACCTTTTTACATAACGGGTTTGCCCATTTATTCTTTAACTGCTTTGCGCTTCTGGTGTTTGCTCCGCCGCTTGAGCGGCTGATGGGCTGGTGGCGTTATGCGCTGCTCTACATGGCCGGCGGTTACATTGCCAACTATCTGTCCGTGATCTTCAGCAGCCGTTCGGTTGTGGATACGGCTACAGTTTCTGTAGGCGCGTCAGGAGCAATTTATGCCGTCTACGGTGCGTTTCTCTATATTGCCCTGCTGCAGAGAGGGATGATGGATGAGAACTCGAGCAAGACACTTTACGGTCTTCTGGTGATGGGGATCATTATGTCCTTCGCTACTCCATACGTTAATTGGATGGCACATCTCAGCGGCCTGGCCGCCGGTTTTTTCCTTTATGGACTGATTATTCGTATTTTCAAAAGAAGCCGACGATAG
- a CDS encoding LysR family transcriptional regulator yields the protein MELRQLQYFLKVAQKEHVTRAAEELHVAQSAVSRQIHQLEQELGVDLFMQKGRNLQLTPVGQLFCKRVESVLKELERSVAEVHEFLDPERGEIRIGFPHSLGTHLIPSIVAEFRKYYPHVKFRFKQGSYPSLIKDVISGEVDLAFVSPFPENDEHVAGDIVMTEELFAILPQNHPLAGEEVIRLEQLREEKFVLFSQGYSLRPIVWQACLQAGFKPQIAFEGGETDTIRGLVAAGMGVSLLPEMALYQTNPMQPAQVRVVEPPVTRTVGLIHRADGKLPLVARSFRTFLLTYFRDRNNNTPVGS from the coding sequence GTGGAGCTCAGACAGCTGCAATATTTTTTAAAGGTTGCTCAGAAGGAACATGTAACAAGAGCTGCGGAGGAATTGCATGTTGCACAATCCGCAGTAAGCCGCCAGATTCATCAGTTGGAGCAGGAGCTTGGTGTCGACTTGTTCATGCAAAAGGGGCGTAACCTGCAGCTGACACCAGTGGGGCAGCTCTTTTGCAAAAGGGTGGAATCGGTGCTCAAAGAGCTGGAGCGTTCTGTGGCGGAGGTGCATGAATTTCTCGACCCGGAACGCGGTGAGATCCGTATCGGATTTCCTCATAGTCTGGGAACGCATTTGATCCCTTCGATCGTGGCGGAATTCCGGAAATACTATCCGCATGTGAAATTCCGCTTTAAGCAAGGGTCCTACCCTTCCCTTATTAAGGATGTAATTTCTGGAGAAGTGGATCTGGCCTTTGTCTCTCCTTTCCCGGAGAACGATGAGCATGTAGCGGGGGATATTGTGATGACCGAGGAACTGTTTGCCATCCTACCGCAGAATCATCCGCTGGCCGGGGAAGAGGTCATCCGGCTGGAGCAACTGCGGGAAGAGAAGTTTGTTCTGTTCAGCCAGGGATATTCACTGAGGCCGATCGTATGGCAGGCCTGTCTGCAGGCAGGCTTCAAACCCCAAATAGCCTTTGAAGGCGGAGAAACGGACACCATACGCGGTTTGGTTGCTGCGGGCATGGGGGTGAGCCTGCTCCCGGAGATGGCTCTGTATCAGACCAATCCGATGCAGCCTGCTCAAGTACGGGTCGTAGAACCTCCTGTAACCAGAACGGTTGGGCTTATCCACCGGGCTGATGGCAAGCTGCCCTTGGTAGCCCGGTCCTTTCGGACCTTTCTGCTGACCTATTTCAGAGACAGAAACAACAATACCCCGGTAGGCTCCTAG
- a CDS encoding zinc metallopeptidase, giving the protein MMPLMYLLVIIAFLFSLWAQFRVKGNFNKWAKVANTSGMTGYDAARRMLDANGLGDVPIEPVRGALSDHYDPIHRVVRLSEPVYYERSIAAISVACHEVGHAIQHKVHYPMLTLRHRMFPVVNIASGVAPFMLLAGFLFSSFNLIGLGIIFFSAAVAFQLVTLPVEFNASNRARQVMVEQGYIRNEEERGVAKVLNAAALTYVAAALVSLLELLRLITMFLGNRD; this is encoded by the coding sequence ATGATGCCATTGATGTATCTGCTCGTAATAATCGCTTTTCTATTTTCATTGTGGGCACAGTTTCGGGTGAAGGGCAATTTCAATAAATGGGCCAAGGTGGCCAATACAAGCGGGATGACCGGCTATGATGCAGCGCGGCGGATGCTCGATGCAAACGGTCTGGGCGATGTGCCGATTGAGCCCGTCCGCGGCGCTCTTTCTGACCACTACGACCCTATTCACCGGGTTGTGCGTTTGTCAGAGCCGGTTTATTACGAACGTTCCATCGCAGCCATTTCTGTAGCGTGCCATGAGGTTGGCCATGCAATCCAGCACAAAGTTCATTATCCGATGCTTACGCTGCGCCACCGGATGTTCCCGGTCGTTAATATCGCCTCCGGCGTCGCACCTTTTATGCTGCTGGCAGGTTTTCTATTCAGCTCCTTTAACCTGATCGGCCTCGGCATCATCTTCTTCTCAGCGGCCGTTGCCTTCCAGCTCGTAACGCTTCCCGTAGAATTCAACGCCAGTAACCGGGCGCGCCAGGTCATGGTCGAGCAAGGGTATATACGCAATGAAGAAGAACGCGGTGTGGCGAAGGTACTGAATGCGGCAGCCCTGACTTACGTGGCCGCAGCTCTGGTCTCCTTGCTTGAGCTGCTGCGCTTAATTACCATGTTCCTTGGAAACCGCGACTAA
- a CDS encoding MerR family transcriptional regulator yields MTLYRIGELAKAAHTSERTIDYYTKLGLIAPESRSVKNYRLYSHETLVALERINQLKQEKYTLDEIKSIMSKWNAATSENDVSDRLAELELQMQRLEREVKALEPVINGLKPVQARRALAALLPQGVACMEAIKLLLTQGPPM; encoded by the coding sequence ATGACCCTTTACCGGATTGGCGAACTGGCCAAAGCCGCCCATACCAGCGAACGGACCATTGATTATTATACGAAGCTGGGTTTGATTGCGCCGGAATCAAGAAGTGTTAAAAATTACCGGTTATATAGTCATGAAACCCTTGTCGCTTTGGAGCGTATTAATCAACTAAAGCAAGAGAAATATACATTGGATGAGATCAAATCCATAATGAGCAAGTGGAATGCAGCCACCTCCGAAAACGACGTTTCGGACAGGTTGGCGGAGCTAGAGCTGCAGATGCAAAGGCTAGAGCGTGAAGTGAAGGCGCTTGAACCTGTCATCAACGGTTTGAAGCCCGTTCAGGCCAGACGTGCACTGGCCGCGCTTCTGCCCCAAGGAGTTGCCTGCATGGAGGCGATCAAGCTCTTGCTCACGCAAGGACCGCCAATGTAA
- a CDS encoding ammonium transporter, which produces MRKKMIMMFLAMITLMVYPVSAFAADGPTAPDLQIGLDTAFTFLAFILVFFMQAGFAMLEAGSVRMKNAGHVAGKTVLTLAIASLCFWAIGFGLGFGNGNGFFGTTGFLYGGDTQAASFDSLAFSDVTLNVKFLFQMAFAAVSLAIVSGGMAERAKLSVYIVFGILFSVVIYPVVAHWVWGGGWLAELGMQDYAGSTVVHLTGATAAVVATILLKPRLGKFNKEGKPVIIPGHNQVFTVLGVIILWFGWFGFNPGSALSPMGGFFGHVALTTNIAAAAGGLAALIASWLYFGKSDIPAMLNGVLAALVAITGACAYVEPWAAILIGFVAGAFTFMTSQWLERAGLDDPIYAFSVHGIAGMWGAVSTGLFAAPDLISKGALVGDAGLFYGGGFHQLGVQILGVAGTFVFVAVMSFIILYVMKLVIGLRVTEEEELMGLDISEHGTYGYPEQMKLIAESESKTLKH; this is translated from the coding sequence ATGAGAAAAAAGATGATAATGATGTTTTTGGCCATGATTACTCTGATGGTCTATCCGGTTAGCGCTTTTGCCGCTGACGGCCCGACAGCACCGGATTTGCAAATCGGTTTGGATACGGCGTTTACGTTCCTGGCCTTCATTCTGGTATTCTTTATGCAAGCGGGATTTGCAATGCTTGAAGCCGGTTCGGTCCGGATGAAGAACGCAGGCCACGTTGCCGGCAAGACTGTACTGACGCTGGCTATCGCAAGCTTATGTTTCTGGGCTATCGGTTTTGGCCTTGGATTCGGTAACGGCAATGGATTCTTCGGAACTACAGGCTTCCTGTACGGCGGGGATACTCAAGCCGCATCGTTCGATTCCCTGGCCTTCTCCGATGTAACTCTAAATGTTAAATTCCTCTTCCAGATGGCATTTGCAGCAGTTTCCCTGGCTATCGTATCCGGTGGTATGGCAGAACGTGCTAAACTAAGCGTATATATCGTATTCGGTATTTTGTTCTCCGTCGTGATTTATCCGGTTGTTGCCCACTGGGTATGGGGCGGCGGCTGGCTGGCAGAGCTGGGCATGCAGGACTATGCAGGTTCCACAGTTGTCCATCTTACAGGTGCTACGGCGGCGGTTGTTGCAACAATTTTGCTTAAGCCTCGTCTTGGTAAATTCAATAAAGAAGGCAAACCTGTTATTATTCCAGGCCATAACCAAGTGTTCACTGTTCTCGGTGTGATCATTCTGTGGTTTGGCTGGTTCGGATTCAACCCTGGGAGCGCATTGTCCCCAATGGGCGGATTCTTCGGCCATGTGGCTTTGACAACTAATATTGCTGCAGCTGCAGGCGGTCTGGCTGCGCTCATCGCTTCCTGGCTGTACTTTGGCAAGTCGGATATTCCGGCCATGCTGAACGGGGTGCTGGCTGCATTGGTTGCCATCACTGGGGCTTGCGCATATGTAGAGCCTTGGGCTGCTATTCTGATTGGCTTTGTCGCTGGCGCATTCACATTCATGACTTCGCAGTGGCTGGAACGTGCCGGACTTGACGACCCGATTTATGCTTTCTCCGTACATGGTATTGCAGGGATGTGGGGTGCGGTTTCCACAGGTTTGTTCGCAGCACCTGATCTGATCTCTAAAGGTGCACTTGTCGGGGATGCTGGATTGTTCTACGGCGGAGGCTTCCACCAATTGGGTGTTCAGATTCTCGGGGTTGCAGGTACCTTCGTATTTGTAGCTGTAATGTCCTTCATCATCCTCTATGTCATGAAGCTGGTTATCGGACTCCGTGTTACAGAGGAAGAAGAATTGATGGGTCTGGACATCAGTGAACATGGGACTTACGGATATCCGGAACAAATGAAACTGATTGCAGAATCGGAATCCAAGACCCTTAAACACTAA
- a CDS encoding DUF294 nucleotidyltransferase-like domain-containing protein, which yields METADWNEDNRYLSIATAGSPQELKAKRIACQTVLLEQLNVIPIEEWLSRVNAMHDRIAWAAVNICEAQMKEAGYGPPPCAYSFIVFGSAGRQEATLWSDQDNGLIVEGEPDGIKKVYFEVFGVMLSDVLEEVGYEKCDGKVMCSEPLWRKTLPEWKRQLEGWMSQLEWEPIRYLIIASDMRHVAGSEALSTEWREALHAGFVNNDKLSTAVLRNTVRHKATLNLLGQVLTERFGDYAGGFDVKYGVYIPLVNIVRHLMLLHGVRDSSTLNRLEQLAKLGKYEHLDDIRRAFLTALRMRVNTPYAVQDGLLSSSDYIAESDLKNKQLLSELRDSLLLVRRLHKALQRQLRSAERRQS from the coding sequence ATGGAGACGGCAGACTGGAATGAGGATAATAGATATTTGTCCATCGCAACGGCCGGTTCGCCGCAGGAGCTTAAGGCCAAGCGTATCGCTTGTCAAACAGTACTGCTGGAGCAGTTAAACGTTATCCCCATTGAGGAATGGCTGTCCCGGGTCAATGCCATGCATGACCGGATTGCCTGGGCGGCAGTCAATATATGTGAGGCGCAGATGAAAGAGGCGGGCTACGGCCCGCCTCCCTGCGCCTATTCCTTTATTGTGTTCGGCAGTGCCGGCAGACAGGAAGCTACCCTATGGAGTGATCAGGATAACGGCCTAATTGTTGAAGGGGAACCGGATGGTATTAAAAAAGTATATTTTGAAGTCTTTGGTGTGATGCTGTCCGATGTGCTTGAAGAAGTAGGTTATGAGAAATGCGACGGCAAGGTGATGTGCTCTGAACCCTTGTGGCGCAAAACGCTGCCCGAATGGAAGCGGCAGCTTGAAGGCTGGATGAGCCAACTGGAATGGGAACCGATCCGTTACCTCATTATTGCCTCCGATATGCGCCATGTTGCGGGAAGCGAAGCGTTGTCCACTGAGTGGCGGGAAGCATTGCATGCAGGCTTCGTTAATAATGACAAACTGTCTACAGCGGTGCTCCGCAATACTGTCCGTCACAAAGCCACGCTTAATCTGCTGGGCCAGGTGCTTACGGAGCGCTTTGGCGATTATGCGGGAGGTTTTGACGTTAAATATGGTGTCTATATTCCTTTGGTTAACATCGTCAGACATTTGATGCTTCTGCACGGTGTAAGGGACAGCTCAACGCTCAATAGGCTGGAGCAGCTGGCCAAGCTCGGGAAGTATGAGCATCTGGATGATATCAGGCGTGCTTTTTTAACAGCGCTGCGTATGCGTGTGAATACACCCTATGCTGTTCAGGACGGCTTATTGTCCAGCAGTGACTATATTGCTGAGAGTGATCTGAAGAATAAGCAGCTCTTGTCAGAGCTGCGGGATAGTCTGCTGCTTGTCAGGCGTTTGCACAAAGCCCTGCAGCGTCAGCTCCGGTCAGCGGAAAGGAGGCAGTCATGA
- a CDS encoding exonuclease domain-containing protein — MKEPNKGGGFWNNLRQGGMPSAIASIRGGETAQQTAQQMAFIRSLMREKRRPEVLHTPLSELETVIFDLETTGFSHQHGDEILSFGAVKVVGEEIKEEECFYTLVNCQTSIPEDITKLTGISEEMTSAAPSLIDGLHNFMSFVGQQVLVAHGSNHDKSFLNAALWKTSKVQLTHRVLDTMMLARWLEPHRSNYSLDELLAVHGIPIQGRHNALEDAKMTAQLWVCYLREISRKKQVETLGDLYAYLSRA, encoded by the coding sequence ATGAAGGAGCCGAACAAAGGCGGGGGGTTCTGGAACAATCTGAGACAGGGCGGAATGCCATCCGCCATCGCGTCCATCAGGGGCGGGGAAACGGCACAGCAAACGGCGCAGCAGATGGCCTTTATCCGGTCGCTGATGCGCGAGAAGCGGCGCCCTGAAGTACTGCATACCCCGCTCTCGGAGTTGGAGACGGTTATCTTTGATTTAGAAACGACGGGCTTTTCCCATCAGCACGGCGATGAGATTCTGTCTTTTGGCGCTGTCAAGGTCGTCGGAGAGGAAATTAAGGAAGAGGAATGCTTTTATACCCTGGTGAACTGTCAAACCTCAATTCCGGAGGACATTACGAAGCTAACGGGGATATCCGAAGAGATGACGTCGGCGGCACCTTCATTGATCGACGGGCTGCATAATTTCATGTCTTTTGTGGGACAGCAGGTACTGGTGGCACATGGGAGCAATCATGATAAATCTTTTTTGAATGCCGCCCTGTGGAAGACCTCCAAGGTTCAGCTTACCCACAGAGTGCTCGATACAATGATGCTGGCCCGCTGGCTGGAGCCGCACCGGAGCAATTATTCACTCGATGAGCTGCTGGCCGTACACGGGATACCGATTCAAGGCCGGCATAATGCGCTGGAGGATGCCAAGATGACAGCACAGTTATGGGTATGTTACCTGCGGGAGATTTCCCGGAAAAAGCAGGTGGAAACACTGGGTGACCTATACGCCTATCTTAGCAGAGCGTAA
- a CDS encoding M67 family metallopeptidase, giving the protein MTAFQGNLQPIKLDASVQQALGKHMLTCYPHEACGVLLGAAAAGGMRIGRYLPMRNVAPDPLHAFVPDPQEWVAALYLTPVPVGIFHSHPHTAPWPSSADIRGLSSLGAGFQVYLIGSPGLSGSAPRLNGFLIDRQPDSTGKPSYRLLHSTLTLC; this is encoded by the coding sequence GTGACAGCATTCCAGGGAAACCTCCAGCCGATTAAGCTGGATGCCTCCGTGCAGCAGGCGCTGGGGAAGCACATGCTGACCTGTTATCCGCATGAAGCATGCGGAGTCCTGCTGGGTGCTGCCGCAGCGGGCGGCATGCGCATCGGCAGGTATCTGCCCATGCGCAACGTAGCGCCTGACCCGCTGCATGCTTTTGTCCCCGACCCGCAGGAATGGGTTGCCGCTCTCTATCTAACTCCTGTACCAGTAGGGATATTCCATTCCCATCCGCATACAGCGCCTTGGCCTTCCAGCGCGGATATCCGGGGCTTGTCTTCGCTCGGTGCCGGATTCCAGGTCTATCTGATCGGTTCTCCAGGACTCAGCGGCAGTGCCCCCCGACTAAACGGTTTCCTGATCGACCGGCAGCCTGATTCCACAGGCAAACCCAGCTATAGACTGCTGCATTCTACCCTTACGCTCTGCTAA
- a CDS encoding TlpA family protein disulfide reductase, which produces MKAVNKRNITVIAVIVFLAFLAIERTTQSEPEAVPAMEQQGSSKPESGAGAGLLAPAFTLQGVNGESYSVGGTRKKAVLVNFWASWCDPCQQEAPALNALALKYKDVLDIYGINVTSQDYKPNAERFVRKYMLAFPVMYDLKGEVFDKYKGAVFPTNVLVDNNGVIAEVILGLLSPEELEKKIIALTGS; this is translated from the coding sequence ATGAAAGCTGTGAATAAACGAAATATAACGGTTATAGCGGTCATTGTTTTCCTGGCTTTTCTGGCGATAGAGCGTACAACCCAGTCAGAACCGGAAGCGGTCCCTGCCATGGAGCAACAGGGAAGCTCCAAACCTGAAAGCGGAGCGGGTGCGGGCCTGCTGGCACCTGCGTTCACCTTACAGGGAGTGAATGGTGAGAGCTACTCCGTTGGGGGGACCAGAAAAAAAGCGGTGCTGGTAAATTTCTGGGCTTCCTGGTGTGATCCCTGCCAGCAGGAGGCGCCGGCGCTGAATGCGCTGGCATTGAAGTACAAAGATGTGCTCGATATTTATGGAATCAACGTGACGAGCCAGGATTACAAACCTAACGCGGAACGTTTTGTCAGGAAGTATATGCTGGCGTTTCCCGTTATGTATGATCTGAAAGGCGAGGTTTTTGACAAATATAAGGGTGCCGTATTTCCGACTAATGTGCTTGTGGACAACAACGGAGTCATTGCCGAGGTTATACTTGGACTCCTGTCCCCGGAAGAGCTTGAAAAGAAAATCATCGCCCTGACCGGTTCCTGA